The Moorella glycerini genomic interval CTGCCGTATTCGTAGGGCCAGTAGCTGCGCAGGTAAGTAATGGGCTGCCCGTTCATTTGCTGGACTTTTTCAATGAGGTAAAGGGGCTCATCGCCGAAGACCCTTAAGCCTGGTACCCTTTGCATTTCTTTAATGGGGTCCGTTACCGGCCCGGTGAAAATAATGGTGGCACCGGGCTCATAACCCCGGGCCTTCATTTCCTCAAAAAAGCCGGTGAGTTTGCCCAGGGTTTCTTCTACCGTTTCCCGCTTGACGAAGGTCCCCTTGCCCGGGCGGCGCTCCAGCAAGCCTTCATCCACCAGGGCCGCCACGGCCCGGCGCACGGTAATGCTGCTAACGCCATACTTCTCCATGAGCTGCTTGTCGGTAGGGAAAAGGTCTCCTACCTTATACTCGCCTTCCTTGATAGCCCGGCGCAAATCGCTGGTTATCTGGTAGTGTAAAGGAATCGGTTTGGTGCGATCAATACTCACGAAGTCCACCTGCAATTATTATAAAGTTATACTTATAGACATTATAACCATATTTTTATGGCCTGGCAACAGAAAAAACGGCTTTCCGGCTGCAAATGCTACTGCCGCATTTTTGGCAGGAGGCATTACAGTAATGCCTGGCAATGTAGGCATCTTTCAAAAGAAGCAGCCCCTTAGGGCTGCTTCTTAATTCGACGGTGGTGGTAATCGTGGATGCCAAGATACTGCTTTAAACTGGTCTGGAGCAGATGGGAAAAATTAACTTTCTCCCTTTCGTCTATATCATTGAGCCATTTGGGGATTGTCAGGGTCTTTTTTATAGCCTTATTTTCTATCTCGTCCCTGACGATATCTGTCCAGGCTTCTACTAACGCAACAAAGGTACCGGGCGGTATTTCCATTTTGCCCGGATCTGAAGGTACAGGAATACTCTCGCCGTCTTCTTCCATGCCGTAAAGGAAACCGGCCAGAGCTTCTTTGGCCATAGCCTAAAAATTAGGGGAAGGTGTCGAACCTTCCCCACTATATAATTAAGGGGAGGAATTGGCTTAACTAAATGCCGTCCACGCACTTAATCAACTAACCTCCCGCCAGAGGTGGGCCAGGCCCAGGGCGGCTAATTTTTCTGCCGTCGGCCGGCCCTGGCGGTCCCAGCCCATGAGGTCATAGTATTCATCCAGCATGGGATCAAGCTCCACCAGATGGCCCTGGCTGGGCCCGGTGGGCATCTTTTCCTTGAGCATCCGCGGCGGCAGGTAGTCGTCCTTGCGATCGAAACCTTCCCGCTGGTTAAAAAGGCGCTCCAGGTTGGTTATCTTTTCGCCGATTAACATGGCGCCGGCTTCATCCAGGGCCAGGCCGCTCACGGCCCGGTATAGCTCTATTTGTTCCTTTAATCCCAGGGCGAAACGCATGGAAGAACACAGGGAGAGGGAGTCGACAACGGCCAGCAGGAACTGGGTTTCCCGCACCAGGGCGGCCTTGCCTTTGTATTCAAAGCGCTTGCTGCCGTCGCCAGCTGTTTCAGCACCCATGGTGGGTGCAATCATGTGGTGGGCACCCTTGGGAGAGATAGCATAACCCAGGCCCATACCCTTGCAGCCCCGGGGATCGTAGGTGGCGAATTCCTGTCCCTTGACCTGCATGGCCAGCTCGGGGACGCCCAGCTTTTCTGCTGCCCGTTTGGACCCTTCGGCCAGGAGGTCGCCGATGCCTTCCCGGCGGACGATTTTCTCCATCAAGGCCACCAGGGCCGCGCCATTACCGAAGCGCAGGTCCAGGCCGCCGGTATCCCTGGAGGTGATAATCCCCTTCTCGTAGCACTCCATAGCCAGGGATGCTACCGCCCCTGCCGACATGGTATCCAGGCCGTAGGTATCGCAGATCTCTACCGCCTTCACCAGGGCGGCCAGGTCGGCGACGCCGCAGTTGGCTCCCAGAAGTCCGGCCGACTCAAACTCCGGCCCTTCAATCATGGTGCCGGCATAGGGTCCTTCTTTGATATAACTCACCTTGCCACAGGCAATGGGACAGGCATAGCAGGAGATATGGCCGACAAAAATATTTTCTTTCATGCTGGCGGCATTGATCTTATTCGCCTCTTCAAAGTAGCCGCTGCTGAAGTTACGGGTGCCCCAGTAACCGAGACCGTTGGTGCCGTCCACCATCTCCGGCGTACCGTAATGGCGCCGGGCCCTGGCCTTGAGATTCCCGGCCAGGATGCTGTAGGTCTTTTCCGCCAGGGCTTCCAGGGCCGCCGGGTCGGCCACCTCGATGCTGCCGCTGCCCCGGACGGCGATGGCCTTCAAGTTCTTGGACCCCATCACGGCCCCGGCGCCGCCGCGGCCGAACTCCCGGTGGTAATCGCTCTGGATGCAGGCAAAGCGGCTTAATTTTTCCCCGGCGGGTCCGATGCAGGCCACCCTGATGGCCTCGTCCTTTAGTTCAGCCCGGATGGCGTCTTCAGTGGCATGGGTCAGTTTCCCCCACAGGTGGGAAGCATCCTTCAAAGTCACCCTATCGTCATCAATCCACAGATAAACAGGGTGGTCGCCCCGGCCTTCAATGATGATGCCGTCATAGCCGGCAAATTTCACCTCCGGCGCCAGGTGGCCTCCGCACAGGGAGAAGAAATAGGTTCCTGTCAGGGGGGAGCGGAAGGTAACGGTAATCTTATTGGCTCCCGGAGCCAGGGTCCCTTCCACCGGCCCGGTAAGAAATATTAATTTATTATCCGGCCCCAGAGGATCTGTATGGGGCTTTAGTTCTTTAAGTAACAGGTAAGCACCTACGCCCCGGGCGCCGATATAACCGGCAAAAACATCCTCAGGCGTTGGCTCTTTAGTAATGCTACCACTGGTCAGGTCAACGCGTAAGATTTGACCAGCCAGCCCCTTTAAAGCAGCCATCACTTGCTCCCCCCTTCCATGGCAGCAGCCACTGTTTCCACATAAGCGGCCCGCTGGCCCCGGTCCGCCACGGCCAGGGGGACATACTCAATGGCCCCCTCCCGGCAGTGGGCCACGCATTGGGGTTCGCCGCCACAGAGGTCGCAAATGAGGACCACCCTTTTATCCTTGTCGATGGCCACGGCACCATAGGGGCAGGCGCGGACGCAACGGCGGCAGCCGATGCATTTCTCTTCGTCGACAATTACAGCCCCGGTTGCCGGGTCTTTACTCAGGGCCCCCTCCCGGCAGGCGGCAATGCAAGGGCTTTTGGCACACTGCATGCAGGTTACCGGGACATTAAGGTATTTACTGTGCACCCGGCTTACTCGCACTCGGGCTTTGGTGGGGTTCACCCGGCCTTCATGCTTCCAGGAACACCACTGCTCGCAGATGCGGCAGCCGACACAGCGTTCTGGATAAGTCACCAGGACGTTCATAAGCGCTCCCCCTTGCTAGGGTTTGGTTTCTCCAGGCGAAATTATATAAATTTATATTTTAACCTATTATAATCTTAAACCTCATTTATCGCAAGGGGGATATGATAACCATGCTCCGTCAATTAATATCCCCTTAACAAATCTTATCCATCTGCTATAATTATCCATAAGCGCTATATCTGGAGGCATACCTAACATGGGTCAAAGTTTCTGTTTCGGCTGTAGCCCCGATAACCCCATTGGTTTGCACCTGGAGTGTTTCCCCCAGGATGACGGGACCTGGGCGACCTATTTCACCCCTGCCCGCTACCATGAAAGCTATAACGGCATCATGCACGGCGGCCTGGCTGCCACCGTACTGGATGAGCTGATTGGTAACCATTTACTTAAAGGCTTGGGGCGGTGGGCCGTTACCGCCCGACTGGAAGTACGGTTTCGTAAACCCATCCCTATTGGGGCAAGGGTAAAATTCGTCAGCCGCATCGTCAGAGAAAAAGGGTCTCTCTTCCAGGTGGCAGCCTGGGCTGAGCTGCCCGACGGCCGGATCGCCGTGGAAGCCAGGGCCGAGATGATGGCGCGTGAAACCGGTTTGGCATCTACCACCTCATTTTCACAGGAGTTCAAGCAACTTCCTGGTCTGGAGTAGGGGGTGAATATGAAACCCCTGATCGCCAGGCCACCCTTTGATATTTTGCGGGATCCCATTATTTTTAGCATGGTTCGGATCGATGCCGGCGGCTACGGTATTAGCTGGAGCGATGAACTGGATTTGAGCGAGTATGAACTGTGGCAGCATGGAGAATTGCTCGGAAATAACGCCGGCGTATAATGCCATTTGGGCGGATAAAAACGGCTGGGAGCCCTACTATCATGGCAAAAAGGCTTGTTGCCAATAGGAGAGGCGGATTAACTCCAAGATTGTTTCGCAATTTTCTTTCTTTGTATGCGATGTATTGAACAAATTATAACTAGCGCATATAATGCTCTTAGAAAGTTAATAATCTACTGTCCTCACGTACAATCTTTTGAACGGCAGGGACCGCCATGGTCACCAAACAACGCCTGCTCCTGGTCGATGATCATACTTTAATCCGCAAGGGCCTGCGCCTGCTCATGGCCGGCTGGGAAGGCTTTGAAGTGGTAGGCGAGGCCGGCGACGGCCAGGAAGCCATCGAGCTGGCCCTGGAACTAAAACCGGATATTGTCCTCATGGACATCTATATGCCCCGCCTGGATGGCCTGGAGGCAACCCGCCGCTTGAAAGCCCTGTTGCCGGAAATAAAGGTAGTCATCCTGACGGTGGCTGACGACGACGAAGCCTTCCGGGCGGCCCTGGAGGTCGGCGCCGAAGGTTACCTCTTAAAAACCGTCGAACCCCAGCACCTCTATTACCTGCTCCAGGAGGTGGCCCGCGGCGAGGTACCCCTGGCTTCCGCCCTGACGAAGAAGATCCTGCCCCAGCTTAAAGCCCAGGAAAAAGGCGACCTTTTAAGCCCGCGGGAAAAAGAGGTGCTAACTCTAGTTGCCCGTGGTCTTAGCAACCGGGAAATCGCCGGCCGGCTCTTCATCAGCGAGAATACCGTTAAAAACCATCTGCGCAGCATTCTGGAAAAACTGCAGACTAAAAACCGCCAGCAGGCCGTCCATTACGCCCTGCAGCACGGTCTGGTAAAGTTAAGGGAATAAGGCCTGGCGGCCAGGGCATCCCGTATAAGGAGCACCTTTGCCTACCCCTCCACGGCAAATTTAAAGGAATAGTCCGAAAGAACTATTATAATTAGTCCTTCCGGGTCTGTCCGGGGATAAGAAAGAAGGTTTATGTTAAAAGAAAACTTCCTGGCAAGGCGAGGGCGAGCTCTTTCTTGGCGGTAGAGGGTATTTAAAAGCAGGAGAAAGGAGGTTATCGTGAGGTAAGTTCTAGATGATACTTTCACACTTCTATCCAGGCCATAAAGTGACAAGAGAAAGTAATGATAAGGTTGACGCTATTTTTTTAAAAGTTATCCTTGTGATGGCACCTGCAAGTACATAGTCTTCAGGAGGTGGAGATTAATGTCCGTAGCCTATGCCCGCCAGGCAGAGTGGGGTATACCCCAGCTCTATCTTTTACCTGCGGCAAAATTAAACCCCTTCCTCGAGGAGTTAAAGGAGTATTATACCGTCATCGGCCCGGTAGCCAGAGGCAAGGAATTCGTCTTCGCGCCGGTAGCGAAGCCCGAAGAACTGGCCCTTAGTTATCAAACCACCCTGTTGCCGCCCAAGAAAGTGCTGCACCTCCCCTTTGAAGTCCTCTTTTCCTTCCACGAAGACCAGCAAATCGTCGAAACCGCGCCGGAGCAGCGGCCCCAGGTCATCTTCGGTATTCATCCCTGTGATGTCCGCGCCATCTTAATCCTGGATAAAGCCTACACTGCCGAATATCCCGATCCTTACTATATTGCCAAACGCCGGCATACCCTCCTGGTGGCTCTCAACTGCGCGGAACCGGGGGAAAACTGCTTCTGCCAGTCCCTGGGCACCGGGCCGGATCTAAAGGAAGGCTATGACCTCCTGCTGACCGACCTGGGCCACGGCTATCTCATCGAGGTCGGCAGCCCCTGGGGCCGGGAATTAGTCCAGACCATGGACCTGGCTCCTGCCCCCCGGGTAGCTATGGTCGAGAAACAAAAGGTACTGGAAAATGCCCGGCGCAAGTTTCATAAGAAACTCAATACCCAGGGCTTGCCTGAACTCCTGGAAGAAAACTTCCGCCACCCCATCTGGGAAGAACTCATGCACGATTGCCTGGCCTGCGGTTCCTGCACCATGGTCTGCCCCACCTGCTTCTGTTACAACGTGGTAGATAAGATTGACCTCAATCTCAAGAGCGGTAAGCGCCAGCGGGAATGGGATTCCTGCATGCTGCTGGAATACGCCCAGGTGGCCCTCGGCCATAACTTTCGCAAAGACCGGGATGCCCGGGTGAAACAGCGGATTTACCATAAACTGGTCTACTATGAGCCCCAGTTTAGTACCCTGGGCTGTGTCGGTTGTGGCCGCTGCATCAAGACCTGTGTCAAGAAAATCGACATCACCGATGTCATCAGCCGGCTGAGGGGGGAATAGGGGTGTTCAATCCATTTAAGCCCGAACGCGCCGTCATCAAGGAGATTATAAAGGAAACGGCAGATACCACCACCTACACCTTCAGCTTCCTGGACAACGGGGTGCGCCAGGAATTCCGCTTCCGGCCGGGTCAGTTTAACATGCTCACCATTTTCGGCATCGGCGAGGCGCCCATTTCCATCAGTTCCAACCCGGCCGATCTAGAGACCTTCCAGCATACCGTCCGCCATGTGGGCAACGTCACCAATGCCTTGAGTAAGATGCAACCCGGCGCTATGGTGGGTATCCGCGGGCCCTATGGCACGGGCTGGCCCCTGGATGTTTTACCCATCAAGAACTTGCTTATTGTTGCCGGCGGTATCGGCCTGGCCCCTTTACGGCCGGTTATCCAGGAAGTCATTAATCGCCGCCAGGAATTCGGCCAGGTGGAAGTCCTCTACGGTGCCCGCACCCCGGCAGAACTTCTTTATCCCGCCGAGTATGACACCTGGCGCCAGGCAGGGATATCCTTACGCCTGACGGTAGACGCCGTACCAAGCGGCAACACCTGGGAGGGACAGGTAGGAGTGGTCACCGACCTTTTCCGGTACATGTCTTCCCGGCCGGAAGAAACCACCGTTTTTACCTGTGGCCCGGAGATCATGATGAGCTACGTTGTGAAAGGGTTGCTGGCCCGCGGTTTCCGGCCGGAGCAGATCTACGTTTCCCTGGAGCGGCGTATGAACTGTGGCGTCAAAAAGTGCGGCAAGTGCCAGATTGGCCCCAAGTTTGTCTGCCGCGACGGCCCGGTTTTTGCCTATGCCGAGCTTTTAACCTTACCGGAAGAAGTTTTAGGAGGTGCGGCCAGGTGAGCAAACCCCGTGTTGCTGTCTATAAAATGAGTTCCTGTGCCGGCTGCCAGCTGGAGATCCTCAACCTGGAACCCATCCTGCTGGATCTCCTGGGGACAGTGGAATTGAGTTATTTCGTCATGGCCCGCCGGGAAAACGAGCCCGGTCCCTACGACATTGGCCTGGTGGAAGGCGCCATCACCTGCGGCGAGGAGATTGAGCGGTTGAAAAAAGCCCGCCAGGAGTGTCACCTGCTGGTGGCCCTGGGTTCCTGCGCCTGTTACGGCGGCCTGCCTTCCATTAAAAACTGGCAGCCCCAGCGGGTGGTGGAAAGCCGCGTCTATGACAACCTGGCGGCCATCCATTCCACCACTGCCTACGGCATCGACTACTACGTACCGGTCGATGCCTACCTCAAGGGCTGCCCGGTGAGCCGCGAGGAATTACTGGATTTTATTAAAAGCACCCTGCTGGGTGTGCGGCCCTATTTAAGGCCCCACAGCGTCTGCGTGGAGTGCAAGCTGCACGAAAACGTCTGCCTTTTCGTCACTGATGGGGCGATCTGCCTGGGGCCGGTCACCACAGCCGGCTGTGGCGCCCTCTGCCCTTCCCGGGGCAAGCCCTGCGACGGCTGCCGCGGCCCGGCTAACGACGCCAACACCGTCTCCCTGGCCCAGACCATGGTTTCCTACGGCCTGCACCACAGCGACATTGCGCGTTACTTTCGCAAGTTCGCCGGCATGACGCCGGAATTCAGCAAGGGGGCGGAGGCTGTATGACGGAACAGGCCATCCAGGTCGACTACATCGCCCGCGTTGAGGGCGAAGGGGCTTTAAAAATTAAAGTCAAGGACGGCAATATCAGCGAACTGCAGTTACGGATCTTCGAACCGCCGCGCTTCTTCCAGGGTTTCCTGGTAGGGCGGCGTTACGACGAAGTGCCGGGCATCGTCTCGCGCATCTGCGGCATTTGCCCCGCTTCTCACCAGCTAACGGCCATCCAGGCCCTGGAAGACGCCCTGGGCATAGAGGTCAGCCAGCAGACAAAGGATTTGCGCCTGCTGCTGGCCTTGAGCCAGTGGATCCAGAGCCATACCCTGCACATCTATTTCCTGGCCCTGCCCGATTTTTTGGGCTATGAAAGCGCCATTGCCCTGGCCAGAGACCACCTCCCGGCGGTGCAAAGGGCTTTAGAACTCAAGCGCCTGGGTAATGATCTCACCATGCTGGTTGGCGGCCGGGAGGTGCATCCCGTAACGCCTGCCGTCGGCGGCTTTACCTCCGTTCCCAGCCGGCAGGAACTGCAGGCCATCGGCGAGCGCCTGGCAGTCGCCCGGGCCGACGCCCTGGCCACCATCGACCTGGTCGCTTCCCTGTCCATCCCCGCCCTGGAACGGGATTGCGAGCACGTCGCTTTAAGCGACGCTGACGGTTATGCCGTCAACGGCGGCCGCCTGGTTTCCACCAAAGGCCTGAACATCCCGGCCTGGCAGTACCGCAGCCATATTAAGGAGCGCCACCTGGAGCATTCCAACGCCCTCCACTCTTACATTGAAGGCCGCGGTAGTTTCCTGGTGGGACCCCTGGCCCGGGTCAACCTCAACCTGGAAAAACTAACCCCCGCCGCTCGTAAGATAGCCAGAGAAACCGGGGTTTTCCCCACCGGCAATCCCTTTTACAGCGCCCTGGCCCGGTCCATTGAACTCCTGCACAGCATCGATGCCTGCCTGGCACTAATCGACCGGCTGGACCCCCGGCCGGATAACGTGCCCTATACCGTCCAGGCCGGGCAGGGCTTTGCCATCACCGAAGCACCGCGGGGCATCCTTTATCACAGCTACCGCCTCAATAACCAGGGCCTGATTGAAGAGGCGGATATCGTTACCCCGACGGCCCACAACGTAGCCAGTATGGAGGAGGACCTGCGGGTCTTTGCCCCCGGCGTCCTGGACCTGCCTATTGAAGAAGCCACCCTGAAGTGTGAAATGGTTATCCGCAATTACGACCCCTGTATCTCCTGCTCGGTTCATGCCTTGCGCCTGGAGATCGAGAGGGAATAACCATGACCAGAGTGGTTATCGGCTGCGGGAACCCCCTGGCCGGCGATGACGGCGTGGGCCTAAAAGTAATTGAAGAACTGGAACGCCGGGGACTGCCGCCGGGCGTCAAAACCATCCCCGCCGGTCTTCCCGGCCTGGCCCTGCTGGGACTCTTACGCGGGGCCGAGCAGGCCGTCATTGTCGATGCCGTCCATGCCGGCCAGGAACCTGGTACCGTAATCTGCTGCCAGGAAAAGGACCTGGCCCGGCTTTCCTGGCGGAGCCTCTCCTTACACAATTTAGGTATTGGTGAAGCCCTGGCCCTGGGACGGCTGGTAGACCCGGCCACCTTCCCGCCGCGGCTAATCCTGGTAGGCATCCAGGCCGGTTCACTGACACCGGGACAAACTAATTTAAGTCCCCCGGTCGCTGCCGCCCTGCCCCTGGCTGTGGCAACCATCTACCAGCTACTAGGCGGTGGTAATGGTGCATGAACTCGCCCTGGCCCAGGAAGCAGTGCGCCTGGTAGCCCGGGATGCAACCCGGCGGGGTTGCCAGCAGGTTACGCGCGTAAAGCTCCGTTGCGGGGAATTGACAGCAGTCCTCCCCGAGGCCGTGCGCCTGGCCTTTACCTGCGCCAGCCGGGGCACGTTACTGGAAGGGGC includes:
- a CDS encoding GntR family transcriptional regulator, encoding MDFVSIDRTKPIPLHYQITSDLRRAIKEGEYKVGDLFPTDKQLMEKYGVSSITVRRAVAALVDEGLLERRPGKGTFVKRETVEETLGKLTGFFEEMKARGYEPGATIIFTGPVTDPIKEMQRVPGLRVFGDEPLYLIEKVQQMNGQPITYLRSYWPYEYGSRLAEEDLERRGLYELVEEKLGLVLERAVQTISAGRAGKREAEYLQVKVGTPLLIMERTAFDDRGRPVELSVNAYRPDRYKYRVELDRNRPHPGSGVIME
- a CDS encoding type II toxin-antitoxin system HicB family antitoxin → MAKEALAGFLYGMEEDGESIPVPSDPGKMEIPPGTFVALVEAWTDIVRDEIENKAIKKTLTIPKWLNDIDEREKVNFSHLLQTSLKQYLGIHDYHHRRIKKQP
- a CDS encoding aldehyde ferredoxin oxidoreductase family protein: MAALKGLAGQILRVDLTSGSITKEPTPEDVFAGYIGARGVGAYLLLKELKPHTDPLGPDNKLIFLTGPVEGTLAPGANKITVTFRSPLTGTYFFSLCGGHLAPEVKFAGYDGIIIEGRGDHPVYLWIDDDRVTLKDASHLWGKLTHATEDAIRAELKDEAIRVACIGPAGEKLSRFACIQSDYHREFGRGGAGAVMGSKNLKAIAVRGSGSIEVADPAALEALAEKTYSILAGNLKARARRHYGTPEMVDGTNGLGYWGTRNFSSGYFEEANKINAASMKENIFVGHISCYACPIACGKVSYIKEGPYAGTMIEGPEFESAGLLGANCGVADLAALVKAVEICDTYGLDTMSAGAVASLAMECYEKGIITSRDTGGLDLRFGNGAALVALMEKIVRREGIGDLLAEGSKRAAEKLGVPELAMQVKGQEFATYDPRGCKGMGLGYAISPKGAHHMIAPTMGAETAGDGSKRFEYKGKAALVRETQFLLAVVDSLSLCSSMRFALGLKEQIELYRAVSGLALDEAGAMLIGEKITNLERLFNQREGFDRKDDYLPPRMLKEKMPTGPSQGHLVELDPMLDEYYDLMGWDRQGRPTAEKLAALGLAHLWREVS
- a CDS encoding 4Fe-4S dicluster domain-containing protein, with product MNVLVTYPERCVGCRICEQWCSWKHEGRVNPTKARVRVSRVHSKYLNVPVTCMQCAKSPCIAACREGALSKDPATGAVIVDEEKCIGCRRCVRACPYGAVAIDKDKRVVLICDLCGGEPQCVAHCREGAIEYVPLAVADRGQRAAYVETVAAAMEGGSK
- a CDS encoding PaaI family thioesterase yields the protein MGQSFCFGCSPDNPIGLHLECFPQDDGTWATYFTPARYHESYNGIMHGGLAATVLDELIGNHLLKGLGRWAVTARLEVRFRKPIPIGARVKFVSRIVREKGSLFQVAAWAELPDGRIAVEARAEMMARETGLASTTSFSQEFKQLPGLE
- a CDS encoding DUF2442 domain-containing protein translates to MKPLIARPPFDILRDPIIFSMVRIDAGGYGISWSDELDLSEYELWQHGELLGNNAGV
- a CDS encoding response regulator, which translates into the protein MVTKQRLLLVDDHTLIRKGLRLLMAGWEGFEVVGEAGDGQEAIELALELKPDIVLMDIYMPRLDGLEATRRLKALLPEIKVVILTVADDDEAFRAALEVGAEGYLLKTVEPQHLYYLLQEVARGEVPLASALTKKILPQLKAQEKGDLLSPREKEVLTLVARGLSNREIAGRLFISENTVKNHLRSILEKLQTKNRQQAVHYALQHGLVKLRE
- a CDS encoding 4Fe-4S dicluster domain-containing protein; the encoded protein is MSVAYARQAEWGIPQLYLLPAAKLNPFLEELKEYYTVIGPVARGKEFVFAPVAKPEELALSYQTTLLPPKKVLHLPFEVLFSFHEDQQIVETAPEQRPQVIFGIHPCDVRAILILDKAYTAEYPDPYYIAKRRHTLLVALNCAEPGENCFCQSLGTGPDLKEGYDLLLTDLGHGYLIEVGSPWGRELVQTMDLAPAPRVAMVEKQKVLENARRKFHKKLNTQGLPELLEENFRHPIWEELMHDCLACGSCTMVCPTCFCYNVVDKIDLNLKSGKRQREWDSCMLLEYAQVALGHNFRKDRDARVKQRIYHKLVYYEPQFSTLGCVGCGRCIKTCVKKIDITDVISRLRGE
- a CDS encoding FAD/NAD(P)-binding protein yields the protein MFNPFKPERAVIKEIIKETADTTTYTFSFLDNGVRQEFRFRPGQFNMLTIFGIGEAPISISSNPADLETFQHTVRHVGNVTNALSKMQPGAMVGIRGPYGTGWPLDVLPIKNLLIVAGGIGLAPLRPVIQEVINRRQEFGQVEVLYGARTPAELLYPAEYDTWRQAGISLRLTVDAVPSGNTWEGQVGVVTDLFRYMSSRPEETTVFTCGPEIMMSYVVKGLLARGFRPEQIYVSLERRMNCGVKKCGKCQIGPKFVCRDGPVFAYAELLTLPEEVLGGAAR
- a CDS encoding oxidoreductase, whose translation is MSKPRVAVYKMSSCAGCQLEILNLEPILLDLLGTVELSYFVMARRENEPGPYDIGLVEGAITCGEEIERLKKARQECHLLVALGSCACYGGLPSIKNWQPQRVVESRVYDNLAAIHSTTAYGIDYYVPVDAYLKGCPVSREELLDFIKSTLLGVRPYLRPHSVCVECKLHENVCLFVTDGAICLGPVTTAGCGALCPSRGKPCDGCRGPANDANTVSLAQTMVSYGLHHSDIARYFRKFAGMTPEFSKGAEAV
- a CDS encoding Ni/Fe hydrogenase subunit alpha; its protein translation is MTEQAIQVDYIARVEGEGALKIKVKDGNISELQLRIFEPPRFFQGFLVGRRYDEVPGIVSRICGICPASHQLTAIQALEDALGIEVSQQTKDLRLLLALSQWIQSHTLHIYFLALPDFLGYESAIALARDHLPAVQRALELKRLGNDLTMLVGGREVHPVTPAVGGFTSVPSRQELQAIGERLAVARADALATIDLVASLSIPALERDCEHVALSDADGYAVNGGRLVSTKGLNIPAWQYRSHIKERHLEHSNALHSYIEGRGSFLVGPLARVNLNLEKLTPAARKIARETGVFPTGNPFYSALARSIELLHSIDACLALIDRLDPRPDNVPYTVQAGQGFAITEAPRGILYHSYRLNNQGLIEEADIVTPTAHNVASMEEDLRVFAPGVLDLPIEEATLKCEMVIRNYDPCISCSVHALRLEIERE
- a CDS encoding hydrogenase maturation protease translates to MTRVVIGCGNPLAGDDGVGLKVIEELERRGLPPGVKTIPAGLPGLALLGLLRGAEQAVIVDAVHAGQEPGTVICCQEKDLARLSWRSLSLHNLGIGEALALGRLVDPATFPPRLILVGIQAGSLTPGQTNLSPPVAAALPLAVATIYQLLGGGNGA
- the hypA gene encoding hydrogenase maturation nickel metallochaperone HypA, yielding MVHELALAQEAVRLVARDATRRGCQQVTRVKLRCGELTAVLPEAVRLAFTCASRGTLLEGAVLDIATTPARALCSSCGVEFRPEEWLLLCPRCHTPGARLLSGREMEVVSYEGK